The genomic segment ATTACTTCTTAATCTGTGTTTTGCAATACCTGGATTATTTAGAGAAGAACTGAGTGTGATCATATGTTTTGAGTCGGCAGGGGGTCCTGTGGGATATTATATGGTTGAGGAACTGGGTGACcttgggtggggaagagggtggaaaatGACCTTTGCTCCTTGAATCCTGATGCCCGTGCTGGTACAACGgtggaatgaatatatatatatatatatatatatatatatatatatatatatatatatatatatatatatatatatatatatatatatatatatggattgggGGCGGAGGCGGTAGTGATAATGTTGGGGacgtagagcaggtgaatgaaaggggtcttgtctGGAAGGATTTATTAGGGGAGGTAGATGTGTGACCCCGCGAGAGTGTGACCCGTGACCCGAGTGCCCAGAGCAGCGCTGACGAGCGAGACcgttgtctgtccctgtctgttctgcgtctgttcttgtccctgtctgtttgcgtctgttcttgtccctgtctgttctgcgtctgttcttgtccctgctctatgttctgcgtctgttcttgtccctgctttctgttctgcgtctgttcttgtccctgcTTTCCTGTTCACCAGTGTTCTTGTCCTGCTTTCTGTTCTCGCAGTCTGGGTTCTTATCCCTGCTttctgttctgcgtctgttcttATCCCTGTCTGTTTtgcgtctgttcttgtccctgtctgttctgcgtctgttcttgtccctgtCTGTTCTTGTTCCTGTCTGTTTGCGTCTGTTCTTGTCCAtgtctgttctgcgtctgttcttgtccctgtctgttctgcgtctgttcttgtccctgtctgttctgcgtctgttcttgtccctgctttttgttctgcgtctgttcttgtccctgtctgttctgcgtctgttcttgcccctgtctgttctgcgtctgttcttgtccctgtctgttttgcgtctgttcttgtccctgctctctgttctgcgtctgttcttgtccctgctttcttttctgcgtctgttcttgtccctgtctgttctgcgtctgttATTGTCCCTGCTttctgttctgcgtctgttcttgtccctgtctgttctgcgtctgttcttgtccctgctttctgttctgcgtctgttcttgtccctgctttctgttctgcgtctgttcttgtccctgtCTGTTCTTGATCCTGTCTGTTCTTGTCCCtgtctgttctgcgtctgttcttgtccctgtctgttctgcgtctgttcttgtccctgctttctgttctgcgtctgttcttgtccctgtctgttctgcgtctgttcttgtccctgctttttgttctgcgtctgttcttgtccctgcTTTTTGTTCTGCGTCTGTTCATTTCCCTGCTttctgttctgcgtctgttcttgtccctgtctgttttgcgtctgttcttgtccctgctttctgttctgcgtctgttcttgtccctgctttctgttctgcgtctgttcttgtccctgtctgttctgcgtctgttcttgtccctgctttctgttctgcgtctgttcttgtccctgtctgttctgcgtctgttcttgtccctgctttctgttctgcgtctgttcttgtccctgtctgttctgcgtctgttcttgtccctgtctgttctgcgtctgttcttgtccctgtctgttctgcgtctgttcttgtccctgtctgttctgcgtctgttcttgtccctgtctgttctgcgtctgttcttgtccctgctttttgttctgcgtctgttcttgtccctgtctgttctgcgtctgttcttgtccctgtctgttctgcgtctgttcttgtccctgctttctgttctgcgtctgttcttgtccctgctttttgttctgcgtctgttcttgtccctgtctgttctgcgtctgttcttgtccctgctttttgttctgcgtctgttcttgtccctgtctgttctgcgtctgttcttgtccctgctttttgttctgcgtctgttcttgtccctgtctgttctgcgtctgttcttgtccctgtctgttctgcgtctgttcttgtccctgctttttgttctgcgtctgttcttgtccctgtctgttctgcgtctgttcttgtccctgcTTTCTGTTCTGCGCCTGTTCTTATCCCTGTCTGTTTtgcgtctgttcttgtccctgtctgttctgcgtctgttcttgtTCCTGTCTGTTTGCGTCTGTTCTTGTCCAtgtctgttctgcgtctgttcttgtccctgtctgttctgcgtctgttcttgATCCTGTCTGTTCTTGCCCCtgtctgttctgcgtctgttcttgtccctgctttctgttctgcgtctgttcttgtccctgtctgttctacgtctgttcttgtccctgtctgttctgcgtctgttcttgtccctgtctgttctgcgtctgttcttgtccctgctctctgttctgcgtctgttcttgtccctgctttctgttctgcgtctgttcttgtccctgtCTGTTCTTGATCCTGTCTGTTCTTGTCCCtgtctgttctgcgtctgttcttgtccctgtctgttctgcgtctgttcttgtccctgtctgttctgcgtctgttcttgtccctgctttttgttctgcgtctgttcttgtccctgctctctgttctgcgtctgttcttgtccctgctctctgttctgcgtctgttcttgtccctgctctctgttctgcgtctgttcttgtccctgctctctgttctgcgtctgttcttgtccctgcTTTCTGTTCTGCGTCTGCTCTTATTCTGCCGGGTCTCTGTCggctctcttctcttgtctgacGACCGCGTTCTTTTACGCTGGCTCCGGTGGGTGTTTGTTTCAGCCTAGACAAagggcttgctcgagggggagatgtaggtcaccttGGGTCAGTCAGGCTCGGGTGTGGTAGGTGCGAATCGGCTGCTTCCTCCGCTGATGTAAACATAGGAGGGTTGCGACAGGAAGGTACAGTTTCCGTTTATACCATGGGCGGAGGTGTGGAACGATATTCTTGGAATGTGATAAACTGGAGGgcatagagcacac from the Penaeus vannamei isolate JL-2024 chromosome 33, ASM4276789v1, whole genome shotgun sequence genome contains:
- the LOC113812841 gene encoding serine/threonine-protein kinase fray2-like, encoding MIYPSLLVNIDGLNRLFENSVGPTLTEGHKVPKLGQEQTQNRKQGNEQTQNKKQGQEQTQNKKQGQEQTQNRQGQEQTQNRKQGQEQTQNRQGQEQTQNRQGQEQTGSRTDRDKNRRRTESRDKNRRRTESRDKNRRRTDRDKNRRRTESRDNNRRRTDRDKNRRRKESRDKNRHRDKNRRRTDRDKNRRRTDMDKNRRKQTGTRTDRDKNRRRTDRDKNRRKTDRDKNRRRTESRDKNPDCENRKQDKNTGPPADSKHMITLSSSLNNPGIAKHRLRTKTLCQTCLISAKSQGNQPKYIASCPESVSGSLQDFSVLVGVENVT